TTTACTCATCTGGAGCCCGCGAAACTTGTCGAAGCACTAACACCGCCCAACGGTGTTTTAAGGGGATGCCTCGCAGAAGCTTCCGCCATCGACCGGGACTTCGCAATGCGAACGGCCATGGCATCCCACGAGATCTGGCAATGGCTCGACGAGCTGAACCAGTGGAATTGGCCAAAGCATGGGGGGGTCCGAGGGCTTCCTGGAGCCAAACAATACGCAAAGGAAGCTTTTTGCCCAGGCCCCGACCCCTGGAGAGGAGGCTGACAAGAAGCAATACATGGGAAGCCTCCTCGCTGAAGAGGTGGAAAAATACGAATCAAGAATCAGCCAGATCAACCAGGCCATGGATAGACTAGATCTGGAAGAGATCAAAGGTCACGTCATAAGCGACCACATCCTTCCGCTGTCAAGGCCGGGTACTCCAATGAACATGGACCCCCCGTCAATCGATGCTGTCCGCCTTATCGAGCTATCATAAAATGGAGGACATCTCCGTCCTCATCACCGCCATTGTTATACGAACCCTGCCCAACCTGGCAAAGCTCTCtcgccagctgcagctgtggcaCATGCGCATCATTGTCCTCCGACATGTCAACCCCTTTTTGCAGGCTATCCAGGAAGTCGAGGCTCTTCTTGGCGAAAACTGGGAAGCCATTTCTCAGTCCCACTGGGAGATGGAACAACCCAGCAGAAAGGCCATAGTCCTGCCCGCGCGCACTCTGACCGACAAAGACTTTGATACCCGCAAGCACTCACTCGCGCTTAAAGTTGCCGAGCCCGGCCGTACTTTGGATTATATGCTAGACTGCTTGGAGGGTGCTCCAGACACCCTGCCAGATGACTGGCTCAACCGcttggaagatgttgagCAAGGCTTTGGAGAGTGGGTTTCTGCCTGCGAACGAATGATGGCCGAGGCTAAGTTGGCCAAGAAAAAACcttcgccatctccaacGAGGGTCCGAGAGGCGGGCAACAAACTCTCACCGCCGTTGTTGTTATTACCCCCCACCGGCGATTCGGACCACGGGGCATATCTCGACCCAATCGCAGAAGATGAATTGTCCTCATCCGAGGATCATCCCACTCCTGAGTCTGGATCCTCTCCCGAAGATCTTGTAGTGGTAGACGACCACATGTCAGCCATCAgcgaggaagatgagctgGATCTACCATCTCTGCCCAACGGCCCTAGCAACTTTGGCTCTCCCGCATCCAGATACGCCGACGATGCTTCAAGCGATGTGCCTGAAATCTCTGCATCTCCTGCCGTTCCTAGGAATCGACTCCGCGAGGCACTGTATGCAAATGGCGATAGCCCACCAAGCTCGCCTCCGGAAGTAGAACGCCTCCGTGCCAGGGAAAGCATGGGTCTCCTCGACAGCCCCATGGTTGCGCCAATtgccgaagacgacgagtcATTTTTCAGATCAGCGTACGATGAGGATTCCTTCTTGGATGACTTTGAAGATTCGTATGCCCCCGATCTGCCCGACGTGCCCGCCCCGCCCTCTCGCCGAGAAAGTGCGGGCGAGCAGCAACTGCGCCTGCAAATCACTCAGATTATCGAATCTATCCCAGCTCGAATCAAGCTCACCAATGGAACGTCGGGCATCAACCTCAACCCGCCAGatctccagctccctcgGCTGAGGAACAAGGCCTCCAGGGAACCTGTCAAGCGCAGCACATCGGGCATGTCAACCCGAACTGCCACGCCTTCATTTACCCTGTCTCCTGTCAAGCAGAGGACGCGCCCCAAGGGTCATTATCCGATCAGGGTTTATCATCTCTCTAGATCGGACAACGAGGCCCCCATTAAGCTTTTCATCCGCTGCGTTGGAGAACATGGAGAGCGAGTCATGGTCCGCGTGGGTGGTGGGTGGGCCGACTTGTCTGAATACTTGAAGGAATACGCCATGCACCATGGCCGCCGCTCGACTGGCCAAGACAGGACCAAGGTAGAGGTTCGCGATAACACTCGAACTCCTGGACCTACCCACTCCACCCACTCCAGCCCTCCCAGCCGCTCCCCTACTTCTGCCGATAACCGCTCTTCTACCAGTCCTATGCCAACGGCGCGCAAGTCACGGAGGAGCAGTGTCAACAGCTCCTTGCGACCAAAGACCCCAGTAACTCCAGGCCAGCCGGCGCAAGGTACACCCCCATCTGAGGGCTCGGCGATCTCGAGGCCCAGCTCTCGCCAAAGCTGGGTAGAGGATGAGAGTTCCTTCTTGGGTCTGGCCGGACCAAGAGCTAAGAAGATTGAAATGAGCGAAGAGAGCAAGGCTTGGGTTGAAAGCATTAAGGAGAAGGTActcatggccagcagcagcgataaAAAGCCaatcgagaagaagccaatcgagaagaagccaagcgaGAAGAAACcaagcgagaagaagaagcctggCGAGAAGAATTTTGGTGATATTGGAAAGGCTGGAGGCACCAAGCGCGTGTTTAGGAGAGCCTAggttgtttttcttttgtcctttattttatttctcaTGTGTTATATTTCCCCTCGGAAACACGACGTAAGCGTTCGTGCATGGAAAGGCTTGGTATCTATTTCTCCCTaaaagaagagggggggACGGGCTCGGTTGAAGGGAGACGGGGACGATGGAACCTGTCATTTTTATTTTGTATTCGCATGCTTAGAAAGACCATGCATGGAGTTTTTATTTTGGGCGGGCATTGTTGGGCATAGCATGTCATAGGTTTTTTGTTACAGAAACGTCTGCATGAAATGTCCTTGCTGGAGCGAGTTTAAGGAATTGTCAGAGGATACCCATATACATACAGATAGCACATAGCGGATTTACCATTTTCGTGGAATTAAAATCATTTCTCATATCACCTTTCATTATTTGATGCCTTTGCTTTTGTCTATGTCTACGATTGTTGAAAGTAACGAGTGTGGGCTTTAATGCTGAGACTGGCTGCGATGTTGAGCTACAGCTGAGGTGGTGGATAATAAAAGTGGGATGCTGGGCAACTTCACCCTGGATAGATTAAGTGTAGAAATGTTGGCCAAATTTTGCCTGATTTTACGAATCAATCAAAACCCAAAGATGGCATAACTATTGCCAGGGACAATTGAATATCAAAACTACGATTTCTCTTGAAAAACAAGCAACAAACATAGAATTGCCGGGTAAGCCCATTTCTTACTCATCCAAGTAGACTACTCGACTAGGGGACTTGGCTGCTTTGGCGGCGCTGCTAGTGGCTTATCGATAAAgtggcagaaaaaaaagttgcgATATGGAGCCATTGGCTTCGCAAAATTAAGACGGTACCCGCGTCAGTACATCGCATCTCAACCAACACCCATTGGGATCGAAACCACAGTCGCCATAATGGGTCAGGGACGTCGCATGAAGAGAAAGCAGGGCATGCCCGAAGCCCTGTCCGAGGAGCACTTTGCCAACCTCAAGCGAAAGGCTGGATTGCCCGTTGAGCCGCCGGTCGAGAAAGCGTCGCTGAGCaacaagaagcgcaagaccGCCAAGGGCGCTGCCGCAGCGAAGAAGCCGGAGCCTGCGCCCAAGAAGTCTAgtgcgaagaagagcaatggaaaggccaagaagctgccagaGCCGGCGGAGGAttctgaagacgaagagatggGCGACGAGTTTGACCTAGACCAGCTGGAGGACGATGGTTCAGCGGATGAAGATGCTTCTTCAGGagggaagatgaagaagatctggtcagatgatgaaaatgacagtgatgatgatgcggAGGAGGACGACTCAGTGTTTGACTCTGACGACCAGGAGGAGGGcggcaaaaagggcaaattcgtcttctccgacgacgaagatgaatcAGACGCCGAGGAGAAGCTCACTGCTGCCAACATTGCTGGTCTGTCGCGAAGACTAGACAAGAAGCTTGCCGAGGACAAGGCCATAACCGAGACGGAGATGCAAGAGTCTGCGATGCAGACGAACATTGACGGGCCCAAAATCTttggcgaggaggatgacgaggatgacgagttGGCGGACAAGAGCAAGTCCTTGCTGGCACCAGATCTACAGCTACTGAGGCAGAGGATAACGGATACGATACGGGTGCTGGATGAATTTGCCAAGTTGGCGGAGGATGGAAGATCTAGAGCAGAGTATACTGCTCAGCTGCTCAAGGATATCTGTGCCGTAAGTTTATCCTGCACTGCTTGAAACTTGCCTAGGTATTTTGTTTGTTCAAAGAAATATGTGCTAACAGTGGCGACGGATCTATAGTACTACGGTTACAGCCCCTACCTGGCTGAGAAGCTCTTCAACCTCTTCACCCCGCGCGaagcctttgccttcttcgagGCCAACGAGATGCCCCGTCCCGTCGTCATCCGAACAAACACCCTGCGAACGCACCGAAGAGACCTCGCCCAGGCGCTCATCAACCGTGGCGTCACGCTCGAGCCCGTGGGCAAGTGGAGCAAGGTTGGCCTGCAGATTTTCGAGGCCAATGTTCCCCTGGGTGCTACGCCCGAGTATCTTGCTGGTCATTACATTATCCAGGCGGCTGCGTCTTTCTTGCCTGTCATGGCGCTTTCACCGCAACCGTAAGTTTTTACTTGTGttactttttcttcgttGTGTGTTGATTTATACTAATGAATTGTAGAAATGAGCGAGTTCTTGATATGGCCTCTGCCCCTGGTGGAAAGACCACTTACTGTTCAGCCATGATGAATGTAAGTTCTTATACTCACGAGCCGTGAtccgtttttttttaaagagtCATCTGTACTAATCTTGCTCTAGAACACTGGTATGGTCTTCGCCAACGATCCCAACAAGCAGCGTGCCAAGGGTTTGATTGGTAACGTTGCTCGTTTGGGAGTCCGCAATGTCATCGTCTGCAGCTACGATGGTCGTGAGTTCCCCCGAGTCATGGGAGGATTCGACAGGTGAGCTACATGCACAAATTAAAACGAGAATTGGGAAAATTAGAGTCTAACAAGTCCTATCAAGAGTACTTCTCGACGCCCCGTGCTCTGGTACTGGCGTCATCTCAAAAGATCCTAGCGTAAAGACCAACAAGGACGAGAAGGATTTCATCTCACTGCCTCACATGCAAAAGCAGCTATTATTATCTGCTATTGACTCAGTCAACCATGCCAGCGAGACTGGCGGTTTCCTTGTCTACTCTACATGCAGTGTCACTATTGAGGAAAAGTAAGTGCCCTTTTAACCCTGCATCGCTCCAATAATTCGAGCAAAGTTtctaacttttttttaccctcCTATCAGCGAGAGTGTTGTTGCCTACGCCCTGTCCCGTCGTCCCAACGTTAGATTGGTCGACGCTGGCATTCCCTTTGGCAAGGAGGGCTTCACCAGCTACATGGGCAAGAGATTCCACCCCAGCCTCAAGCTCACTCGCCGCTTCTACCCCCACGCCCACAACATTGACGGTTTCTACGTCGCCAAGTTCCAAAAGATTGGCCCCACGCCGCCCAATGCcattggtgctgctggtaaGAAGAACGGCAACGCCGCTGCTTCTGGCGATGAGGAGGTCATTGATAAGACACCCATCACAACCGACGAGGACACCGAGACGGAAGACAAgtctgccaagaagaagagcaagggcaaggctgGCACTGAGAAATCTGACTTTAGCGCTttcgacgaggatgaggatgtcAAGTACATtgagaaggccaagaagaacgccatgaggaggagaggtcTGGATCCAAAGTCTTTGAAAAAGCCCAAAGCTCAGGAGAAGAAATGAGGAGGTGGAGCCTGGAAGCGTAAAAAAATAGACTGTTAATAGCATGAGACAGATGGTAGAGGGgggaaaaagggaagagtctttttcatttttgtTCTGGGATGAGCAATTGTGGATATTTCTTGGTCACATTGTgggttatatatataaacttgTTACTTGTTATTGTTTAAACTACGATTTCCATGGTGTTCAAGATAAATCATGTATTAGGCGCCAGCCATCCCTACGGCATATTTACCTATAAAATGCATAAAGAAGAGTCACCTAGCTGATGGATGAAAACGACCATACATAAGAGTCTTTTACCAATTTCATTcaaatagagagagaaaaaaagaaaagaaaaattcgTTCCCTCCTTTGTGTCTAGtcttccatctttggcgccgTTCTCCTTGTCTTCCTGTGCTTACCATCTCGCTGACCTCCCTTGAAATGCTTTTTGCTCGATCCCACCTGCACCTCCTTTGGATCCAGCCCATTCTCCAGGGCAACTACCGTTCGGGCCTTGCGGCCGCTGAGCGCCTTCGCGCCGCCCGCGACACTGCCTTGTTCTGAGTATTTGTAGTTGAACGGCATGTTCGCATGCCCCCGAACATTCTTTGGCGTGAAGAAGTTCTTGTCCAAGTTCTTCGACTTGGGGCCCTGTGGGAGGCCGACAAACTCTGAGGCGAGGCTATCTTCGTCGCCGCCTAGGGTGAGGGCCTCTGTGGCGGCTATAAAGGCACCACGGCGGCGCTCGGGCAGATGCGCCTCGTCGTAGAGCTCTTCGTTGAACTCATTTCCGTCCTCAATGCCAGGGGGAGGGTGGACGAAGAGGAGCTTTCCGTTGACATAGTCTTTCAGGACGTATCTTGATGCTCGCGCCTCGTCTGGCTGACCAAGACCCTGCGTCTGGAAGCCACGAGCAATGGCGTAAGCGCGAAGCAGCTCCTCGCCCGTAGGAACACCAGTGCCTCCCTCTTCGATTGGCCTTGTGTGAATCTTGATACCGTAGATGGCCTCAAGGAACGGCTTGGGGATTCTCTGAGCGACCAAGCCCACGGGACCCGTGTGCTCGCGCATCTGGTCAATAGGCAGCACGCCCTGGGTGACGAGATCGGCTTTTGTGGTGGCAAAGTTGGGGAAGACGAGACCAGGGCAATCACACAGGACGACTCTCTCACTGAGGTGGATGGTCTGGAAGTGCTTCGTCTTTCCTGGCGTTGAAGAGACGGAGACCTTCTTGGCTCCAATCAGAGCGTTGATGGTTGAAGATTTACCCACGTTGGGGTAGCCGACCAGACCAACTTGGAGTTTGGTGTCCGCTTCTGTCTATAAGTTAGCATTCCAGCTATTATTGCCAACCGTTTCGTTTGCAAAGACTTACCTCTGTCAGATGGAGCATATCTTAGGAAGAtttcttcaagctcctcaaCTGTCAGAATCTGGGtatcttcgtcctcgtccgcTTGGTTTCCTGAGCTctctccttgttcttctgcagcatcttcttcatcttcatcttcgttcTCGGCATTGGCCTTCTCAGCCTGCCTTGAAGAGAAAGCTGGCTCTTCATCTGAGCTGTACTCCTCGTCCTCTCTCGCCTCGTTCAACTCCTTTGCAAGCTGCGCAGAAAAGAACTTGTAGGTAATGCCCGCTTCTCTCAGGTATTTGCCCCAAGCCTTGCGCTGCTTCGTAGACATCATATCAGCCTTGTTAATCAGAAGCAGgttctccttcttggcatcaACGGCCTTGACGTAGTGTTCCAAATCTTCGGATCGGAAAAGCAGAGGGTTTCGCGCATCGACGATCTGTACGATGATGTCTGATCTCTCAATGACTCTCCACAGCTGTCTCCAGACTTCGATATTCCGCTCAAAAGGTGTCATGAGCAGGTCATTGTTCTCTTGTAACTCGGCCAAGCCTCTTCGCCACTGAACAAGAGCTTCTCTCTCGCGGATATCGAGCTGTTCTCGGGTAGTCTTGGCATCCCAGTGAGGTCTTCGCGGCACCGTCAGTCGGTTCCTGTGCTCCCGGTGCTTGCCAAGGACAGCTCTCTCTTCAGTAGAAGACAGCAGATACGGATTCTTCTGATCAGTGTGGATGATCTTGACATTGTTGACCTTTTCGGCCGTGAAATCGGTACCGGCGAGCTCGGCGGTCGCTAAGAATTCGTCGAGTGCGCCTTGCTCCGTGACGGAGCGCATCTTGACCCAAGCCGCATCTTTCTTGTCGTTGATGAGATACTGTTCGCCAGTTGTGTGGTTCGTTCGCATAAGAGACGACGTCTTTCTGTTATCGGAGCCTTTGCCCTTGCCGAAGCGATCGTTCATCAACGTATTGCCCAACCCCTCAttcttctttgactttgCCAACACCATTTTGGCGGCTTTCTTCGATCAAATCAGGTTCTGGAAATATGTAAAATATCGTGGGATTTAGACGTCCCGTCTGGCTGACCAAGATGTTCTCGGATCGCTGGGCGGaaagaataaatatttattGTGGAAGGTCGCATGTCCAGGACTGGGGCTGAATAATACATCATAGTTGGAGGGGCAAAATTTTTAGATAGCCATGTGAAAAGATTTTCGCACTGTATTCATCACACTATGCGCTCAAAGTCACACAGTACTATCAAAAAGGGAACTGTACTGGCGCTACCAAGAAATTTCTTGAGCGCTGTCGAGGAAAAGTTACTGTCCATGCTCATCTGATTCATCGCAATCGCAAAAATCGCCAAAATGCCCAAGGGAAAGTGGATGTATGGTCGCCCTACTGCCTTGTATCTTTGAGAGCGCTGCTGACAATTTGTTTTAGTAATAAGAAGACGGCGCAGCACTTTACGCTCGTCCACCGCCCGCAGAATGATCCGCTCATTCACGACGAGAATGCGCCATCCATGGTGCTGAACCCAGTTCAGTCCAAGTCTGGATCGAAAGTGAAGCACTTGGATGACTTGGCCTCCGAGCTGGGATCAGATGCGGAGCATATCCGCGCCAACGAAGGTGAAGCCGCAAACTATGGCGTATACTTTGACGACTCGGAATATGATTACATGCAGCACTTGCGAGATCtcaacagcggcggcggaaATGTTGTCTTTGTTGAGTCGGATGCCACTGGAAATaagggcaagggcaagcagaagcagtcaTTGGAAGACGCTCTGCGGAAAATGGACCTTGAGCAAAAGTCAGACGACCTTCTGGACGAAGAGATTCTGCCTTCCAAGAACCTTACGAGGTTAACCTACCAGGCCCAGCAGGATGTACCCGATGTCATCGCTGGATTTAACCCTGATATGGATCCCCGACTACGAGAAGTTCTGGAAGCCCTGGAGGATGATGCGTATGtagatgacgacgaagaggtATTCAACCAGCTGTCAAAGGACGGAGAGGAgcttgatgatgacgattttGGATTTttggatgaggaggatgacgatggatgGGAGTCAGATGCTACGGCAAAGCCTTCCAAGGAATACAAAGATCAAGTACCAGAACTCGTAAAGGTACAGCCAGAGCAACCAGAGGAAGGCCCTGCAAATGACTGGATGGAGGACTTCAAACAGTTCAAGAAAGACCAAAAGGGCCCACGTGGGCCAACAGCTCCGTCACGATCCGGAGTTGAGTCCATGTGGACTACGACTACCAATGGAGGCAGaaccaagagaagaaagggtGCTCTGACGAATCCCTCAGCCTACTCCatgacatcttcatcactcGTACGGACAGAGCAGCTTTCGATCCTCGACGAGAGGTTCGAGAAGTTGGAGGAGCGCTACCATGAAGAGTTTGATGACATGGGTTCCGTATCAGAAGTTTCAACAGCCTCTAGCGTGACAGGCCCCATGCGATCAGATTTCGATGGCATCCTGGATGACTTCCTGGGCTCCTACACAAGGCCCGGAAAGCGGacatcaaagaaaacaaggccaCAGACAGGATTGGAGCAGCTTGAAGAGATTAGACGAGAATTGGGGCCTGCGCGTATTCGGGGCCGCGTTAAATCATGATAGGTAGCTTTGTGAGAATGGGTTAGATGGGCAAGAGGACGGCGCAATCAAAGATGATCAAAATCAACGGCTAGCGAATTcaatagtttatttttttttatgacCGCAAAATAAAATCTCTCTTCTGGTTCACGATTAGTTCAGATACCCAAATAAAATACAGTTGCTATTCAGACACTTTGCCTATTGTCTTGAAGCAAATGCACAGCtaaagctgctgttgggcAGCTCGCATCACGTGACGCTCACTTTCAACTTACCGCGAAGCTCACTTCAAGGTACCGGGCCAGCTTTGGCATCGCGCATCAGCCAAATATCCTGCGCCACGGCACTTCTCACTATACCTTCAGTAAAGCGACTCTCAACAAaaacctcttcctccatgCGCAAATCATCACGTAGATGAATGCGACGTCCGTTGCATCATCGAGCCAAATGTTTTCCCCATTCAGCCAGAAGACGCAAGGCTCGTCGCAGGCTTTCAATCCTTTTGCTCCTCGGCAGACCGGCGAAGGAGCATCATTTGGCCCTGATGGTGCAGGCGGCTCTAATGCATTGAAGAACAACAAACGAAAGCCTGGATTTGCCACGGATAGCGATACCGAGAGGAAATCGAAGCACAACAACCCGttcaaaggcaaagatgggaGCCTGAGCGACAGCGGAAAGCAATGGAAGAAACGGGGCGAAAACGCAGACAAGGCGGCCGATCTCAAGAACACCAAGAAGCCGCGCAGTGATGCAAAGGGGCTGCGGCCGCCGAAAACAAACCATCGCAGCAACCGTGCGCAGCCTACCACGAGTGCTGAGGAAGACAACACGTCACGTCCGAGTTCGTCTTCTAGTGCAAGCTCTGTCGACGAATCGCCCGAGGCTGCATCAATGCGCACCGCCGACCCATTCGCAAAGAAAGTATACGATCGACTCCGAAAAGATGGCATCAGCCCTCCGTCTTGGCCGTCCCAGCCGGGGGACCCCACAAACAAggctgagatggccaagTTTAGGGACAAGTACGAGG
This portion of the Trichoderma atroviride chromosome 6, complete sequence genome encodes:
- a CDS encoding uncharacterized protein (EggNog:ENOG41); translated protein: MNDSPVLVKPKRLSTPTPGQLLAARQRSADEFFTHLEPAKLVEALTPPNGVLRGCLAEASAIDRDFAMRTAMASHEIWQWLDELNQWNWPKHGGVRGLPGAKQYAKEAFCPGPDPWRGG
- a CDS encoding uncharacterized protein (EggNog:ENOG41), which translates into the protein MLSALSSYHKMEDISVLITAIVIRTLPNLAKLSRQLQLWHMRIIVLRHVNPFLQAIQEVEALLGENWEAISQSHWEMEQPSRKAIVLPARTLTDKDFDTRKHSLALKVAEPGRTLDYMLDCLEGAPDTLPDDWLNRLEDVEQGFGEWVSACERMMAEAKLAKKKPSPSPTRVREAGNKLSPPLLLLPPTGDSDHGAYLDPIAEDELSSSEDHPTPESGSSPEDLVVVDDHMSAISEEDELDLPSLPNGPSNFGSPASRYADDASSDVPEISASPAVPRNRLREALYANGDSPPSSPPEVERLRARESMGLLDSPMVAPIAEDDESFFRSAYDEDSFLDDFEDSYAPDLPDVPAPPSRRESAGEQQLRLQITQIIESIPARIKLTNGTSGINLNPPDLQLPRLRNKASREPVKRSTSGMSTRTATPSFTLSPVKQRTRPKGHYPIRVYHLSRSDNEAPIKLFIRCVGEHGERVMVRVGGGWADLSEYLKEYAMHHGRRSTGQDRTKVEVRDNTRTPGPTHSTHSSPPSRSPTSADNRSSTSPMPTARKSRRSSVNSSLRPKTPVTPGQPAQGTPPSEGSAISRPSSRQSWVEDESSFLGLAGPRAKKIEMSEESKAWVESIKEKVLMASSSDKKPIEKKPIEKKPSEKKPSEKKKPGEKNFGDIGKAGGTKRVFRRA
- a CDS encoding uncharacterized protein (BUSCO:EOG092D1VUE) — protein: MGQGRRMKRKQGMPEALSEEHFANLKRKAGLPVEPPVEKASLSNKKRKTAKGAAAAKKPEPAPKKSSAKKSNGKAKKLPEPAEDSEDEEMGDEFDLDQLEDDGSADEDASSGGKMKKIWSDDENDSDDDAEEDDSVFDSDDQEEGGKKGKFVFSDDEDESDAEEKLTAANIAGLSRRLDKKLAEDKAITETEMQESAMQTNIDGPKIFGEEDDEDDELADKSKSLLAPDLQLLRQRITDTIRVLDEFAKLAEDGRSRAEYTAQLLKDICAYYGYSPYLAEKLFNLFTPREAFAFFEANEMPRPVVIRTNTLRTHRRDLAQALINRGVTLEPVGKWSKVGLQIFEANVPLGATPEYLAGHYIIQAAASFLPVMALSPQPNERVLDMASAPGGKTTYCSAMMNNTGMVFANDPNKQRAKGLIGNVARLGVRNVIVCSYDGREFPRVMGGFDRVLLDAPCSGTGVISKDPSVKTNKDEKDFISLPHMQKQLLLSAIDSVNHASETGGFLVYSTCSVTIEENESVVAYALSRRPNVRLVDAGIPFGKEGFTSYMGKRFHPSLKLTRRFYPHAHNIDGFYVAKFQKIGPTPPNAIGAAGKKNGNAAASGDEEVIDKTPITTDEDTETEDKSAKKKSKGKAGTEKSDFSAFDEDEDVKYIEKAKKNAMRRRGLDPKSLKKPKAQEKK
- a CDS encoding uncharacterized protein (BUSCO:EOG092D13SA), which translates into the protein MVLAKSKKNEGLGNTLMNDRFGKGKGSDNRKTSSLMRTNHTTGEQYLINDKKDAAWVKMRSVTEQGALDEFLATAELAGTDFTAEKVNNVKIIHTDQKNPYLLSSTEERAVLGKHREHRNRLTVPRRPHWDAKTTREQLDIREREALVQWRRGLAELQENNDLLMTPFERNIEVWRQLWRVIERSDIIVQIVDARNPLLFRSEDLEHYVKAVDAKKENLLLINKADMMSTKQRKAWGKYLREAGITYKFFSAQLAKELNEAREDEEYSSDEEPAFSSRQAEKANAENEDEDEEDAAEEQGESSGNQADEDEDTQILTVEELEEIFLRYAPSDREADTKLQVGLVGYPNVGKSSTINALIGAKKVSVSSTPGKTKHFQTIHLSERVVLCDCPGLVFPNFATTKADLVTQGVLPIDQMREHTGPVGLVAQRIPKPFLEAIYGIKIHTRPIEEGGTGVPTGEELLRAYAIARGFQTQGLGQPDEARASRYVLKDYVNGKLLFVHPPPGIEDGNEFNEELYDEAHLPERRRGAFIAATEALTLGGDEDSLASEFVGLPQGPKSKNLDKNFFTPKNVRGHANMPFNYKYSEQGSVAGGAKALSGRKARTVVALENGLDPKEVQVGSSKKHFKGGQRDGKHRKTRRTAPKMED
- a CDS encoding uncharacterized protein (BUSCO:EOG092D2I29) produces the protein MPKGKWINKKTAQHFTLVHRPQNDPLIHDENAPSMVLNPVQSKSGSKVKHLDDLASELGSDAEHIRANEGEAANYGVYFDDSEYDYMQHLRDLNSGGGNVVFVESDATGNKGKGKQKQSLEDALRKMDLEQKSDDLLDEEILPSKNLTRLTYQAQQDVPDVIAGFNPDMDPRLREVLEALEDDAYVDDDEEVFNQLSKDGEELDDDDFGFLDEEDDDGWESDATAKPSKEYKDQVPELVKVQPEQPEEGPANDWMEDFKQFKKDQKGPRGPTAPSRSGVESMWTTTTNGGRTKRRKGALTNPSAYSMTSSSLVRTEQLSILDERFEKLEERYHEEFDDMGSVSEVSTASSVTGPMRSDFDGILDDFLGSYTRPGKRTSKKTRPQTGLEQLEEIRRELGPARIRGRVKS